The nucleotide window tgtccaatataagctccttttctttcagtgagtaTCAGAAGtctctgtaaactgatttagtttctgatgacttctctgctaaaataaataatataaaatggtTATATATaaaagttatatgctcttatcaccaacttgcataataatttagcacactcatttctgcattcatttgaaaatacaGCCTaagtactttgaaaagcatcattttaaccacacagttgatgaaatatattcactatctgacttcttgacaaatttgaaaacaactgttgacatagtttttagaatattcacaaaaatgaaacttgaatgataatttggaacacagtataaagagaaacactgacagaggaggatttctgattggacagaagtCTGACGTCAATGATTATTTGAAAGTTTGTCTCCTCTTTGATGTCAATATCAAGCGgcaaacctccggtctcaaaatatgaagcccaggcggaagtgttataaactgcaattcatcgagaatccacttgagactggctgcagaaacacaggaaactacatacacaccaattcaaagaagacaatctttacagcagaaataaacatgtttacagcctggtccaaaaaacggcttggctctatgtagctaatttctctatcggcacacactgtacgggggtgaatttttttctagcaagacggttcagaagatattaagattaccagtttttgcccaaaaaaggacatgactgacttgactcccggtcgggaacgcatagctgttggctaggaggctcaaactccgcctctttacgtcacactctgcctggttgacttcaacatttccaatatggcttccgccgtcgattggcttaaaaacagtgctcaggaacagatgggtaacgtcacggatactacgtccatcatttATAGAATCtatgtttaatgtttaacatGTAGACTGAAGATTGAGTCAGAGCTAACATGAACACATTAAATTCATCATCATGCTCTTTACCCTGACTTAAAGCAAATTGGTGGACGGAGCTCCAGACATGAACCCCTCAGATAAACTGGTTCACCTCTGTCACGTGCAAGCAGCAACGTAAAATTCTGATTTGTTAATGGTGTACTCAGTGTTTCTTCATGAGTCCACTCctgataaataatgaaaacctTCACTGCAAGATGAAAAGGTTGTtttccaaaacaacacaacataattcaaattatgaacagaaattgttttttttttttgttttttttttacagattttcCCCATTTTAAGtgataaaatgtttgaaataaaattaatgaaatcaGAACTGTTGAATATTTTGAGGCAGATCTGCTTCACTGAGCGATCAGAGTCAGCTAATCTTCAGTCAGCAGGGTTTctacacagaacacagagacactgagGAACCATGCCAAACTGTAAACCCAGGATACAGAGGTTCAGTGAAGGAGGtgctgaaggtgtggaggtggatcagagagtcagaggagactctgtagaaggacagagtgccagcgggacagtccacatacactgctactctgtgagagacagaggacgaggagagagggaggactgtTCTCATCTTGTTGTGACAGACAGAGTAACCTTCATCAGAGCAGCTCAGACTCCAGGACTGATCATTAGAGTCACAGTCAGCTCTGATTCCTTTCCTGCTGATTCCTCTGTAACTCACTGATACATCAACACTTCCTCTCCACTcgacctcccagtaacagcgGCCAGTCAGACCATCTCTACACAGCAGCTGAGGCCATTGGTCAAATCTGTCTGGATGATCAGGATAGGACTGAAGCTCCTTCACACGTGTCACAGTCCTGTTGTTGTCAGAGAGTTTGAGTCTcttgtacagtgtgtttgtgtccacttCCAGCTCACAGGCATCTAATGAAGAGAGtcagacacaacacagctgCAGGTTATCATCTGTTCGCTCAAAGTTCAGTGGTGATCATACAAATCAGGTCATTGATGTATAGAGACGCAATTAAAGTAACTGCACTACAatgccagaccagtagagggcagtgagAGACAAAAGCCTTACAGCAAAGATGACGCCATTTTATAGAGCCAAAccataggctgttttcgaaacggcctgctacatactacctacaaatgtagtatgcagcAGGTTCTCTGCATACTGCCTTTGAAGGTAATATGTAGTccgactgttctgttggatctggtcttcaggatgctgggtcaggcgtcgttggatttccagtttcagaaagcagaagaaaacaacaaccaagctgatagatcaactgcttctttagcatcacttgggattaaaaaagttaagaagtggtttgtatggaatttaataattcacCTAAACACTGAGTGTACCCGTCATATACGGAAAAAATAAGAAGCGTAACGtcagtgctgtgcattgtgggaaacagtatgtgaaGGAGACTAGTCCTCTGCATACTGAcacattttcccaaatcagtacaacacctggtagttttggcatactgcagattttgctcttgttcacatactacatactgaattttggccaaatccgTACGTACTGCTATAGTAATAGGCGGTTTTGGAAACAGccgatgactttaatgtttggtattgaaaatcAAATTTGGCATAGAAAACACaacctgaaactgaaaaaaaaaaacattggcattgaaatatttgtattgtaaaaaattgtaatggcatcaaaacaggtattggcattgaaaacgttttgCTCAAGTTAAAGTCACGGACatcaaatgttatattatttcttttttttttttcatttttgcattcTGATGTGCTTTTGAATGAAAAtctttttcaactttttgtcaCCTTTTTGGTGCGGAGGGGAGGGACTAGGATGGCGTGATTTGCATGACAGTTGCATATTGAAGACAGCGGCCCTCTGCTGGACCCCAACGTACTTTGTGGACCCTTCAATATGAGCGCACTCTCACAACAACGTAATCTACAAGTTCACCTGGAGCTCCAAAACCAGAAGCATACCTGGTTTAAAGCATGCCTGGTTTAAAGTTAGTTTTGAAATAATGTTATGATGCATTTGCGGACCTCAGCTGAAACATGATAGCAAGTATTATGGAACTGTTATGCAAATCACGCCCTCCTAGCCCCTCCCCTCcacttcttaaaggtgacaatgaaaaaacaatcattgaaaggaaaatgtaatcaaaaaaaggaaaacttaaTCTAAGAAATAAACAGTCATTGATAAAACAGTGACATCAAataaattagggatgcactgaaatgaaaattcttgtccGAAACCGAAAACCGAGGAAACCAAGGCCAGAAAacgaaacaccgaaataaattattatgccaattattaatagggagaccggggacagttgtaacacaGGTCAGTTGTAACACTAGCACTTGCTCCAACCAGGAACAAGTTAGGAATCACCTGATTccctctgcacatgctcagtttagtctttagtccacatgtgaagaagtaGTGCCCTGAAGCAGACACAGCAAAATTTGTGAGGGAAAACATAATTTTTAAGaaagttttctttttgctcaaattattttgtgattgCATAGCCTGCTTTGTAGTTAAGCTCATCAAATGTATATCATGGtgattgtgtgtctgtttagctatcttacacacacacacacacacacacacacacacacacacacacacacacacacacacacacacacctatgtTCAATTGTTGAAGCCAGTGTATGTTACCaaattttgttctttttgattATTCCtaaatttgagtgtttttagaaACTTTAGATCTTTTGTACAGTTTTATTATGATAAATGTTCAGATGTTCATGTAGTTTAAGTCCTGAACAAAAAACTTTCAATATCTTAATCCATTGTCATGGTCCTTATTTCATAATGTTACATTTCAACCTAAGGTATGTTACAACTGACCCGGACTATGGGGTCaattgtaacatttcactccttggatttgagattaagccaagcggcaaactccggtctcaaacgatgaagccaatgcggaagtgatataaactgcaatacatcgaaaatccgcttgaggctggctgcagaaacaccggaaaccacatagacatgaatgggaaaaagaggatctttgcagcattaataaacatgtttacagcctggttcaaaaaacggcttggccctacaaagctaatctctctaatggcatacactgtacggggggtgaatttttttctaacgtgacggttaagaagatattaagattatgagttttgcccaaataaggacataactgacgtgactcccgctcgggaacacacagccattggctaagagactcacactacgtcacactctgcctagttgagttccgcattaccaatatggctgccgccgtcgatttgcttcaaaacagctctcaggaacagatgggtgacgtcatggatactacgtccatattttatacagtctatggattaagccatgcatttgtAGCTAGTTTGTGTAgtagtttgaacacactgggttaaaagagctcgaAGTTATAGATACAAATGTCCCCGGTCTCACCTACCAGTGCATTTAtgtctctgactgtgtactaacctcactaaaatcaaggatctcattgaacatatcagacaacgaggatgcatgcccctcatctggttcagagagacgagtccttttttctgcgtgctgtttcttcttctcctgcactgtgcgcttctccgtctccaagcgggttctccgcatccatcgctGCCTGGATTATCTACTCGtgtgcgctgctttattccctcATCcaatccaagtaatgatctttataacgcggatcaagtacagtcgcgatgcAGTGCTGAGGATCCGAATAGAGCTCAGTggaacgtgtgctgacagactctaagagtgaacttttcattgttttcactccgtggtccgtctcaacctctttgcttagaagacgctttagtgctgcagttaaaggaagaacggatgcagacataCAGACAACATTCTGTTCCGGCGGTgctgtttcggtgataaaagtcagtggccgaattttcggtgcatccctaaaataGATAAGATTTTcattcaaaaacacatcagaatgcaaaaatgtataaaaatgaaatgatataacatttgatgtacgtgattttaatttcagcGAAACGTTTTTGATGCCATTACAATTTTTTACAAAACAAGTGTTTCAAtgccaatgtttcttttttcagtttcagggtgtgttttcaatgccaaattttattttcaataccaaacattaaagtcatcgttTTGGTTCCAAACCATTCAAGGTGTAGGACAGGCTGGCATTGTCATGTGCGACAGTTATTCTgtagcatggaggagattcctcttgtgctgttttgatCGTGCTGTAAATTGATTCACTGAAACATGATTGTGaaggagttattaaatcaaagGACTGACAGTTGTGTCTAATGTTATTGTGATCGATGGGTGGAATAAAAAAACTGCTGATATCTACCATCCTGCCCGCAAAGTTCCTGGACTTTTgtaaagtactacccccaagcaGGGACTTTGCAAGGGATAGAGCAACTACCCCGGAcctaataaaatattttttaaagtgatatttttgggctttttgcctttgtttgataggacagctgaagagagacaggaaatgtggggagtagagagtgggggaagacatgcaggaaatggttgcggccgggaattgaaccggcgacccctgcaacgaggactttggcctctgtatgtgaggcgtttagaccactaggccaccagtgtccccctccccgaCCTGAAttaagaccctggttcctgctgtcaaaaCCCATAGACTTCCTCaaaaggtccctagttcctggtgaaagttcctgctgtcgaaAAGCACCTCGGAACAGTTTTGTCTAAAGTGCTCCAAATTgttaaactgttgtttttactgACCATCTTCACTGACCAATAAGACGCATGGTTTGGTTGATTACACATTTTCTGTGATATGTCAAATCTGAAACAGGTACTTATTATTAATTCACATGGACTCTGATGAAATATATTCAACAGTCAGTTGGAGCTTATATTCTCATGaactaaacttaaaaaaaaacactcacacttCAGTCTGTGTGGTCCACTGTGGTCCAAcctggaggaagaaacaaaGAGTGGTCTTacagatcctcttcctcatgataaatatgtttgtgttgaaGTCAACACCTCCTATTGGATGTACTGCTATCAAAGAGTGTAAAGCAATATACACACAAGCAGTTAAGAGTCTGTCTGCATGACTGTACCTCAGTGTTTTTGGACTGCAGTGTGGATCCCCCAGTACAGCAGACAGCTTCTCCCCTGGGTGATTGTAGCttaggtccagctctctcagatgggaTGAGGAGCTCAaggctgaggccagagaagcacagccttcctctgtgacctgacagacagacagactacacaaaaccccacacacacacacacacacacacacacacacacacacacacacacacacacacacacacacacacacacacacacacacacacacacacacacacacacacacacacacacacacacacacacacaaaattagTTCCGTGTCAGACTTGAAATAAACACTACACTCCCAGAATGCAAGCAATGTCTCTCAAAGTAAATGTCTAGaatgtctctaaaagtagtatggcaGGTAgcaccttcagttatcagacccctgTCTTTTCCAATCATAACAGTAGGGATCTGAGAGGCAGACAGCATCTCTAATTTTCTGAGCTGGCTGAAAACattccttttttgataaagcttatagtcagGCCTgactcaggctttgaccagctcctAGTTAGGCTACTTAGACTGCTGGGTAACTTCCAGTGGAATTGAAACAGTCTGTTCTACAAAGAGTCTGAATCTGTTTAacgtttctgtctgttaaaggaataCCTTTTTGCACATGGTCGAATAATTAAACATTACTGAGTATGCTCTATAACTGCTCTTTATAGAAACAGTACACAGAACACTTTTGAGATGATTTCTGAtgtgtacacaaacacaaaactggTGACAGGTCTAAGTAAGTCAGCTAACACTTTCAGAGTGATACTCCTTCATCTAACATGCAGGATCATTATACTGGACTAAGACATACCTAGATTTGAACTTGAACTTCATAGCTTTATCCTGGCAACATACAGTAAACCAAACTTGATATGATTTATTAAATGTccatttatattaatatatgattaaaaaaacatgatttagtAGGGTAATTACTCTCAATCAACTGTACACTTACCTGAGGATTTCTAGTTTGCAGTGAGGACTCTTCAGTCCAGCAGACAGCAGCTTTGCTCCTGAATCTTGCAGGTTGTTCTTACTCAagtccagctctctcagtcCAGAGGACTCAAATCTGAAGACTAAGGCCAGAGcgtcacagcttctctctgacagttCACAGTTACTCAGCCTGAAAAGTATTTTTAATTAGTGTAAAACCGATCAAACTTATGAAGTTATTGAAAGCTGAATGTGTAAACTTCTTTGAATGGTAAATTCGGACCTGAGAGTTTTGAGTTTACATTGTGGACTCTTCAGTCCACCACACAGAAGCTCCACTCCGATGTCTTTCAGGTTGTTTTTATCTAGATCCAGCTCTGTTAGCTTAGAGGACTCAGAGTttaggactgaggacagagcttcacagccTTTCTCTGAGAATTTACAGCAACTCAACCTGAGAAGGATCTTTAGTCAGTAAATAATCAAACAAATCAACCAAGACAATGGAATATTAATGTGTGGCTGTCTGTGAAGTGAAATTCTaacctgagagtttccagtgTACTATGAGGACTCTTCAGTCCAGCAGCCAGCAGCTCCACTCCTAAATCATGTAGGTCATTGTTACTCAGATCCAGCTCCCTCACACAAGAGGACTGGGAGttgaggactgaggacagagcttcacagcttctgTCTGATAATTTGCAGCTACTCAGCCTGGAAAGAATGAGAAGTATACAAAAAAGAacgattaaaaatgacaggTGTATTCTTTTTCTAAATATAGAAAGCCCTGATTAAACCTGGATTGTAATGTG belongs to Notolabrus celidotus isolate fNotCel1 chromosome 13, fNotCel1.pri, whole genome shotgun sequence and includes:
- the LOC117824131 gene encoding ribonuclease inhibitor-like; the encoded protein is MEEEQKLSKTPREKSAPTQFYQCAVDQALQSPKGNLDLFLRFLLGLSLQTNQTLLKGLLTQTGSSSQTNQETIQYIKKKISEDLSAERSINLFHCLNELNDRSLLEEIQQSLRSGRVSKDDWPAFVFILLSSGEDLNVFDLKKYSASEEALLGLLPVVKASNKALLSSCKLSDRSCEALSSVLNSQSSCVRELDLSNNDLHDLGVELLAAGLKSPHSTLETLRLSCCKFSEKGCEALSSVLNSESSKLTELDLDKNNLKDIGVELLCGGLKSPQCKLKTLRLSNCELSERSCDALALVFRFESSGLRELDLSKNNLQDSGAKLLSAGLKSPHCKLEILSLSVCQVTEEGCASLASALSSSSHLRELDLSYNHPGEKLSAVLGDPHCSPKTLRLDHSGPHRLKYACELEVDTNTLYKRLKLSDNNRTVTRVKELQSYPDHPDRFDQWPQLLCRDGLTGRCYWEVEWRGSVDVSVSYRGISRKGIRADCDSNDQSWSLSCSDEGYSVCHNKMRTVLPLSSSSVSHRVAVYVDCPAGTLSFYRVSSDSLIHLHTFSTSFTEPLYPGFTVWHGSSVSLCSV